tttgcagaaaatgctgaatgcaCACCTTgttgtgcaaaaagaaaacaggggaagtgtagagagcttggcagaagaatggttaaacagcaagggacatgaaactgtaaaattggtcaaagtatgaggggctacgtgactgctgcaacggtcagcatgaccctgggtatagaaatcaggatatgtagaaatcagagtttgcaagaatcagaatgctgaaaactgcttggtatgtagaaatagatagagaagaaccaaaaagtatcaatcacaagaacagcaagagcaaccgaACAAGGCAGATGCacaaatcacacagcaaccaatcatgagcttggcttttgcaatatgcatgaactaattaacaagtatatataaactttgtaatttgttgcaataaactgagacttgatgatcatgatatcatgagtcttgtctcccGCGGCGCTTCTCCGACAGCTGGCGGGGCAAAGCCGACCGGCTTTGGCTGTGGCCCCTTCCTGGAGGACACGCTCTGCGCCCCGATGAAATCAAGATGAGTCCCCAGCCGGCGCAGGGGCAGGGGGATGCTCGTGCTtccaggcatggcagggctCGGCCTGGCCACGCGCCGCAGGTTCCCCGCTCGGCGGCGCtggggaatattaattttttcccccgGCGGCCAAGATGCTTTTTGGTGGGACAGGGGACGGATGTTGTGGAAGGGGAGCCggctcctggccttgctgacagcttctgccagccagcctggcacgggCTGGGGCGGGGACAGCCAGCCTGACAAAACATCCATCCATGTGGatgggggcagcagagggggacgGGTTCCGAAGCCGTGCCCCAGCTGGTCTGCTTTGCAGGCCCTCGAGGAAGGGGTGCGTTTATGGGCgggaaaggtggggtttttccccacccGTGGACAGGTTTCATTCTCGCATGGAGTGGTCAGACCCTCCTCAGGGCCCTGAAACGGTGACAGGCTGTGtaggtttttcttgtttccaggtCTTGTTTTGAATTGACTTTCATGCaattgttctttattttcccagGAAGATAACACCTGGTGCCCGGACTGGACGGGGAAGCGCCTGCACCGTCTGTGGAGCACATCCAGTGCCAGTGCTACCCCAGGGGCCACGGTCTGCAGGGACATCCCCTTCAAGAAGGACGAGGACCTCGTGCGGGATCggctcctctcctggcagcaggtctGCAGAGGTGGGTACCCGgctccacagctgggctggcagaagggCTTCGGGCAGAGGGCAGCGGGCACACGGGCATCCcgcccttgcagctgctgaggaggctgctgtgctgtgctgaagcgGAGGAGGTGGAACGTGGCCTGCCACGCTGCCCTTCTCTCGAAACAGAGAATGGCTCGGGAGgtttgggctctgagcacagccagcagcctggcccgggcacaggccatggcaggacagggcacaggagccTTCTGTGACTGACCGTGCCTCTCTGGTTTCTCTccgcaggctgccagcacctcatgCCATGGAAACGGCTCCGCTcggcctgccaggctgggagggctggagggcgGCGGGTGTTCATTTGCTGTCAAAAAGAAATCgttctatttttttgtcatcGTCATGatcagagcatttctttcatccttttccaagcttttggcctcccttcctccagggtaatctttttgtgtccttcctcagccactTGATGGCATTTGGCAGGGGGGGTTAAGCAATGTGAAAAGTTCAACAACAGCTCCTGTTGccaactgcagcagccccttcaaGAGCCCTGAGCTTCCAGCGAGGTCCACGTGTGCCTTGCAAAAGGGAGTGGTTTGCAGTGATGGGGTTGTCtccctgctgcaaaagctgggaggaaatCACAAGTGGAAAAATGCCAATTCGGCTCAACCCCTGCCCAGGTTCTgcatctttcccctctgctcggtgacaggcaggcagggctggactcGAGCAAGGTTCAAGTTCTTGGTGCTCCCTGGCATCAAGGGGATCAAGTAAACTCTTGTAAGCAGTGGCTGCAATAGGgctactgaagggaaaaaggagatgtcGTGAGGTGGGGAATCCTTCTTGTCTCCTTTGTCTCCCCaggagccccttggaaaggaaaatgtcCACACGGGTTTATCTgactccttcccagccagcctttccctcacTCCCGGCTCTCATTTGCTCCGCAGGCTTCACCAGCTCgctcagctcagaggagctctcAGAGGAGAAAACGCTGCCTGGCGTGGGGCTGGCTGATCCCTGTCTCATCTTGATTCCAtttccccgctccctcccccaTCCAAGAGAGCGAAGGATCCCCCACAACCGGTCACAATCCACTCTTCTGGGGTGTTTGTGATGGTTTGTtaaccgatcccaaaagtgcaaaactgCAAATGGCAAGGGACCATCACTtgaatcacaacaaatgcatctttatttaggtaccaacagcaaatgcgatagaagggacagaaaagggaaatagagagaaaagagaggaaggggaataGAGCTACCACCGTCGAGACGAGATCCTCGATGGTCCAGCCATGATTCACTATCtcaaataactggaaaaagcactggaaaagaatttgtttttttaaaattaagtttaaaaaaaagggaaggaattccataaagaaaaccaaagagtaagaatacagtaatttaaacttcTCAAAGCCCTTTGCTAATGGAGCCCTGAAGCCCAGTCACGTGCAGTACGGCCTCGGCGGTGCCTTTGAGCCCAGAACTGCCAAGGGTCAGGGCCGGGATGAGCCTTCACCCAAAACAGGCTCCAAGACTGAGTGGGAATCAATCCAGAACAGGGctcacacaaagagcaaagcctCAAGGCCAAAGCTAAACCTTCATCAGGTTGGATTTGTTTGAACACTGAACTGGAGCAAATTTGCTTGTCTGGTAACATCACTGTCACCATGAAACTTTACATGAGCTACTAAATAAGCactgtcctgtcctgagctgtgtggCCCAAATACTGTTGAGAacttgctctgcctctgccctgtgcccccggggctgctcttggcctggcagcctcagtgggagccagcactggctgcagccccagcgggccccccaggacaaggcccagcaatgaagaggccaatgaaagcactgggcagcagcagagccctcagcagagttctttggacaaccacggactggccacagctccagtgcagcatGACTACGACTCAGGCTACCAATGCTATGAGCAGAGTTAcaagaaagctgtggagaaaaatcaacaactgACCGTCTGCTCTGGTACAGCTTCCGAATGCCAAGATAGCAGCCGATCAGCACGAGGGGCACGGTGAACAGTGTCACCACCGTGCCTATCATGCAGGACCTGCGCACATCCTGGGGGCAGACAATTCTTGGGAGGCGCACTGGATCCGGggcaaatattcctgtttcacTGATAACCTCTGTGGCAGCAATGGGGAGCGTGAGcccgtgctgtgctgcactgctgagctggcagcacagtGGATACGGCCAGGACGTTCTcagtttcccccagagctggggcctgcaggccccttgccgccccttggcacaggctgtgccacccaacaaagcccagcaggccgggaggagagcccggggccagcgcagctgcttgggcagtcGCTGCTTCGAGGGACACAggccaaacccatccctgagcagcccctgccagccctggccctccctgccctgggacagctcccccagccccaggggacagagtcAGGCCCTGTCAGGACACACGGGAGCcttgctctccctctctgccctttCCACACCATGGGCACCCCGTGCAGCCACTCCCAGGTTTTGAGACATGTCTCCCATGGAGGGACCCCAGCaggattgctcagcctggctgagcctggcacagcaatCACCTTCTGTGGCACTGTCTGGCATCTCCTCCCTTCGTGTATCGGGGGCTGGCACGGAGCCACGGCTTCCTTCAGgaagtgctgccttcagcaaaGCCCTTTGGTCCatctctggagaaaggaaaagggacagctggATCAGGTGGAACCATTCCCCATTGGACAGATGGCATCTTCAGGAAGTTCTACTTTTCAAAGACATGGATAAGGATCAGGAAAAGGCCACGGCTCTTGGGGCTGCCACAGGGCCCTCCCTTCTCCAAACAGGTGCCACTCCTGATCTACCCGGAGACCGGGAAATTGCAGGGGATTGCAGGCCCGtggtgcagtttgggctccctgccagctgatgccgaatgccttcctgcagaggctggggagaagctgcagccaggccaggctggaaaacagccctgcagggcaggaaagcagcagcggggcagccaggctgccatggatcccttccctctgtgccgggcacggcgtgtccagatgtgcagggaaagcccccggctgctgagtcccaggggaaggctgagggaaatgcacccaccacggcGTCTCTCCAGATCACTTAGCATCTGGTCCAGATGTTtggctgcctccagggattTCTTGTCTCCGGTGTCTGCGTTCTTCCATGGAGAAGGACCTTAACATAAAGTTGTTCCATGTCCCCTTCaggccagagtggcagtgagtgcccctgggtgattggtgccctccaaagcactccctcagctctgccttccactcaggagcagggccagggggaccACGTGCCTGCGGTGGCCCCACACTGGCATGGaaggagccccttgcagggccgtCCTCGGGGGAGAaaggattccctggagctgccagcagctctaaacccagccccaggcagggccaggtcTTGGCAgtagcagcaggagcagctcaggcaccccGGGGCCggcaaaggagctgcaaaaggcacagccccggggcacagccctgggcccggccccttccctctctgctcttctccgtgctgcacagagcacacggAAGCGCACACTGGAATTGCACAcggaaggaagatggacagctaaatgctccttcctgccactgacAGCCATTCTGTGGGATCCCTCAGGGATCCAGAATGGAGCCGGGCAAGTTTTCCAGAATCTTTCAACCCTGTGATGCTGCTAAGGGAAATGGCTCATGAGGCACTGATTATTCTCTCAGGAAAGGCACACAGAAAACTTGCCTCCAGCATTCTCCAAGAGATTCTCTCCAAGAGAATTCTCCAAGCTGTCATCCAATAGTGCATCTGGAGAAGCCATGTCGCCATCCCAAGCTAGAAGGAATGAGagatcagaaccatttcctggtctgctgggatccccctgtgcctttgggaactgggcactgcaagggggtcgggtaaggctgtgggggccaaatttccatggccatggccaaagctgcccagagcctggggagctctgggctggctcctggccactctccacactctttgcaggccctgtgcaacatccctggagggcaggtactgccacacagcagagatggcagctcaagcctcagcaattacctcctgtgactgtgcctggcatcgcctcacttcctgcagcaggggctgccaatgggccactgcttcctccaggaaatgctgccttcagcacagcctttcgcttcatctctggagacaggaagaggcacagctgcattaGATGGAGCCGTTCCCCTTCTGGGAGATGGCATCTTCAAGAGGCAATACTGGACAAACTCATGGTTCAGGAAATCATCAAAACTTTTGGGATTGGCCAGGCCACTCCCTTCTACAAACAGGTGCCATTCCTGATCTACCCGGAGACCGGGAAATTGCAGGCATCTCGGGCCCatggtgcagtttgggctccctgccagctgatgccaaatgccttcctgcagaggctggggagaagctgcagccaggccaggctgggaaacagccctgcagggcaggaaagcagcagcggggcagccaggctgccatggatcccttccctctgtgccgggcacggcgtgtccagatgtgcagggaaagcccccggctgctgagtcccaggggaaggctgagggaaatgcacccaccacggcGTCTCTCCAGATCACTTAGCATCTGGTCCAGATGTTtggctgcctccagggattTCTTGTCTCCTGTGTCTGCGTTCTTCCATGGAGAAGGACCTTAACATAAAGATGTTCCATGTCCCCTTCaggccagagtggcagtgagtgcccctgggtgattggtgccctccaaagcactccctcagctctgccttccactcaggagcagggccagggggaccACGTGCCTGCGGTGGCCCCACACTGGCATGGaaggagccccttgcagggccgtCCTCGGGGGAGAaaggattccctggagctgccagcagctctaaacccagccgcaggcagggccagggcttggcagcagcagcaggagcagctcaggcaccccGGGGCCggcaaaggagctgcaaaaggcacagccccggggcacagccctgggcccggccccttccctctctgctcttctccctggctgcacagagcacacggAAGCGCACACTGGAATTGCACAcggaaggaagatggacagctaaatgctccttcctgccactgacAGCCATTCTGTGGGATCCCTCAGGGATCCAGAATGGAGCCGGGCAAGTTTTCCAGAATCTTTCAACCCTGTGATGCTGCTAAGGGAAATGGCTCATGAGGCACTGATTATTCTCTCAGGAAAGGCACACAGAAAACTTGCCTCCAGCATTCTCCAAGAGATTCTCTCCAAGAGAATTCTCCAAGCTGTCATCCAATAGTGCATCTGGAGAAGCCATGTCGCCATCCCAAGCTAGAAGGAATGAGagatcagaaccatttcctggtctgctgggatccccctgtgcctttgggaactgggcactgcaagggggtcgggtaaggctgtgggggccaaatttccatggccatggccaaagctgcccagagcctggggagctctgggctggctcctggccactctccacactctttgcaggccctgtgcaacatccctggagggcaggtactgccacacagcagagatggcagctcaagcctcagcaattacctcctgtgactgtgcctggcatcgcctcacttcctgcagcaggggctgccaatgggccactgcttcctccaggaaatgctgccttcagcacagcctttcgcttcatctctggagacaggaagaggcacagctgcattaGATGGAGCCGTTCCCCTTCTGGGAGATGGCATCTTCAAGAGGCAATACTGGACAAACTCATGGTTCAGGAAATCATCAAAACTTTTGGGATTGGCCAGGCCACTCCCTTCTACAAACAGGTGCCATTCCTGATCTACCCGGAGACCGGGAAATTGCAGGCATCTCGGGCCCatggtgcagtttgggctccctgccagctgatgccaaatgccttcctgcagaggctggggagaagctgcagccaggccaggctgggaaacagccctgcagggcaggaaagcagcagcggggcagccaggctgccatggatcccttcccgctgtgccgggcacggcgtgtccagatgtgcagggaaagcccccggctgctgagtcccaggggaaggctgagggaaatgcacccaccacggcGTCTCTCCAGATCACTCAGCATCTGGTCCAGATGTTtggctgcctccagggattTCTTGTCTCCGGTGTCTGAGTTCTTCCATGGAGAAGGACCTTAACATAAAGATGTTCCATGTCCCCTTCaggccagagtggcagtgagtgcccctgggtgattggtgccctccaaagcactccctcagctctgccttccactcaggagcagggccagggggaccACGTGCCTGCGGTGGCCCCACACTGGCATGGaaggagccccttgcagggccgtCCTCGGGGGAGAaaggattccctggagctgccagcagctctaaacccagccccaggcagggccagggcttggcagcagcagcaggagcagctcaggcaccccGGGGCCggcaaaggagctgcaaaaggcacagccccggggcacagccctgggcccggccccttccctctctgctcttctccctggctgcacagagcacacggAAGCGCACACTGGAATTGCACAcggaaggaagatggacagctaaatgctccttcctgccactgacAGCCATTCTGTGGGATCCCTCAGGGATCCAGAATGGAGCCGGGCAAGTTTTCCAGAATCTTTCAACCCTGTGATGCTGCTAAGGGAAATGGCTCATGAGGCACTGATTATTCTCTCAGGAAAGGCACACAGAAAACTTGCCTCCAGCATTCTCCAAGAGATTCTTTCCAAGAGAATTCTCCAAGCTGTCATCCAATAGTGCATCTGGAGAAGCCATGTCGCCATCCCAAGCTAGAAGGAATGAGagatcagaaccatttcctggtctgctgggatccccctgtgcctttgggaactgggcactgcaagggggtcgggtaaggctgtgggggccaaatttccatggccatggccaaagctgcccagagcctggggagctctgggctggctcctggccactctccacactctttgcaggccctgtgcaacatccctggagggcaggtactgccacacagcagagatggcagctcaagcctcagcaattacctcctgtgactgtgcctggcatcgcctcacttcctgcagcaggggctgccaatgggccactgcttcctccaggaaatgctgccttcagcacagcctttcgcttcatctctggagacaggaagaggcacagctgcattaGATGGAGCCGTTCCCCTTCTGGGAGATGGCATCTTCAAGAGGCAATACTGGACAAACTCATGGTTCAGGAAATCATCAAAACTTTTGGGATTGGCCAGGCCACTCCCTTCTACAAACAGGTGCCATTCCTGATCTACCCAGAGACCGGGAAATTGCAGGCATCTCGGGCCCatggtgcagtttgggctccctgccagctgatgccaaatgccttcctgcagaggctggggagaagctgcagccaggccaggctgggaaacagccctgcagggcaggaaagccGCAGCGGgtcagccaggctgccatggatcctatccctctgtgctgggcacggcgtgtccagatgtgcagggaaagcccccggctgctgagtcccaggggaaggctgagggaaatgcacccaccacggcGTCTCTCCAGATCACTTAGCATCTGGTCCAGATGTTtggctgcctccagggattTCTTGTCTCCGGTATCTGCGTTCTTCCATGGAGAAGGACCTTAACATAAAGATGTTCCATGTCCCCTTCaggccagagtggcagtgagtgcccctgggtgattggtgccctccaaagcactccctcagctctgccttccactcaggagcagggccagggggaccACGTGCCTGCGGTGGCCCCACACTGGCATGGaaggagccccttgcagggccgtCCTCGGGGGAGAaaggattccctggagctgccagcagctctaaacccagcccaggcagggccagggcttggcagcagcagcaggagcagctcaggcaccccGGGGCCggcaaaggagctgcaaaaggcacagccccggggcacagccctgggcccggccccttccctctctgctcttctccctggctgcacagagcacacggAAGCGCACACTGGAATTGCACAcggaaggaagatggacagctaaatgctccttcctgccactgacAGCCATTCTGTGGGATCCCTCAGGGATCCAGAATGGAGCCGGGCAAGTTTTCCAGAATCTTTCAACCCTGTGATGCTGCTAAGGGAAATGGCTCATGAGGCACTGATTATTCTCTCAGGAAAGGCACACAGAAAACTTGCCTCCAGCATTCTCCAAGAGATTCTCTCCAAGAGAATTCTCCAAGCTGTCATCCAATAGTGCATCTGGAGAAGCCATGTCGCCATCCCAAGCTAGAAGGAATGAGagatcagaacc
The sequence above is a segment of the Vidua chalybeata isolate OUT-0048 unplaced genomic scaffold, bVidCha1 merged haplotype W_reject_31, whole genome shotgun sequence genome. Coding sequences within it:
- the LOC128783213 gene encoding uncharacterized protein LOC128783213 isoform X1; the protein is MALALRLFLTLLLAVALPARAAQAAPLQARGAAWDGDMAYPDAQLDDSLENSVGEILLENAGGPSPWKNADTGDKKSLEAAKHLDQMLSDLERRREMKRKAVLKAAFPGGSSGPLAAPAAGSEAMPGTVTGAWDGDMASPDALLDDSLENSLGENLLENAGGPSPWKNADTGDKKSLEAAKHLDQMLSDLERRREMKRKAVLKAAFPGGSSGPLAAPAAGSEAMPGTVTGAWDGDMASPDALLDDSLENSLGKNLLENAGGPSPWKNSDTGDKKSLEAAKHLDQMLSDLERRREMKRKAVLKAAFPGGSSGPLAAPAAGSEAMPGTVTGAWDGDMASPDALLDDSLENSLGENLLENAGGPSPWKNADTGDKKSLEAAKHLDQMLSDLERRREMKRKAVLKAAFPGGSSGPLAAPAAGSEAMPGTVTGAWDGDMASPDALLDDSLENSLGENLLENAGGPSPWKNADTGDKKSLEAAKHLDQMLSDLERRREMDQRALLKAALPEGSRGSVPAPDTRREEMPDSATEEVISETGIFAPDPVRLPRIVCPQDVRRSCMIGTVVTLFTVPLVLIGCYLGIRKLYQSRRSVVDFSPQLSCNSAHSIGSLSRSHAALELWPVRGCPKNSAEGSAAAQCFHWPLHCWALSWGARWGCSQCWLPLRLPGQEQPRGHRAEAEQVLNSIWATQLRTGQCLFSSSCKVSW
- the LOC128783213 gene encoding uncharacterized protein LOC128783213 isoform X4, whose product is MALALRLFLTLLLAVALPARAAQAAPLQARGAAWDGDMAYPDAQLDDSLENSVGEILLENAGGPSPWKNADTGDKKSLEAAKHLDQMLSDLERRREMKRKAVLKAAFPGGSSGPLAAPAAGSEAMPGTVTGAWDGDMASPDALLDDSLENSLGENLLENAGGPSPWKNADTGDKKSLEAAKHLDQMLSDLERRREMKRKAVLKAAFPGGSSGPLAAPAAGSEAMPGTVTGAWDGDMASPDALLDDSLENSLGKNLLENAGGPSPWKNSDTGDKKSLEAAKHLDQMLSDLERRREMDQRALLKAALPEGSRGSVPAPDTRREEMPDSATEEVISETGIFAPDPVRLPRIVCPQDVRRSCMIGTVVTLFTVPLVLIGCYLGIRKLYQSRRSVVDFSPQLSCNSAHSIGSLSRSHAALELWPVRGCPKNSAEGSAAAQCFHWPLHCWALSWGARWGCSQCWLPLRLPGQEQPRGHRAEAEQVLNSIWATQLRTGQCLFSSSCKVSW
- the LOC128783213 gene encoding uncharacterized protein LOC128783213 isoform X3 — encoded protein: MALALRLFLTLLLAVALPARAAQAAPLQARGAAWDGDMAYPDAQLDDSLENSVGEILLENAGGPSPWKNADTGDKKSLEAAKHLDQMLSDLERRREMKRKAVLKAAFPGGSSGPLAAPAAGSEAMPGTVTGAWDGDMASPDALLDDSLENSLGENLLENAGGPSPWKNADTGDKKSLEAAKHLDQMLSDLERRREMKRKAVLKAAFPGGSSGPLAAPAAGSEAMPGTVTGAWDGDMASPDALLDDSLENSLGKNLLENAGGPSPWKNSDTGDKKSLEAAKHLDQMLSDLERRREMKRKAVLKAAFPGGSSGPLAAPAAGSEAMPGTVTGAWDGDMASPDALLDDSLENSLGENLLENAGGPSPWKNADTGDKKSLEAAKHLDQMLSDLERRREMKRKAVLKAAFPGGSSGPLAAPAAGSEAMPGTVTGAWDGDMASPDALLDDSLENSLGENLLENAGGPSPWKNADTGDKKSLEAAKHLDQMLSDLERRREMDQRALLKAALPEGSRGSVPAPDTRREEMPDSATEVLFPVI
- the LOC128783213 gene encoding uncharacterized protein LOC128783213 isoform X2 — translated: MALALRLFLTLLLAVALPARAAQAAPLQARGAAWDGDMAYPDAQLDDSLENSVGEILLENAGGPSPWKNADTGDKKSLEAAKHLDQMLSDLERRREMKRKAVLKAAFPGGSSGPLAAPAAGSEAMPGTVTGAWDGDMASPDALLDDSLENSLGENLLENAGGPSPWKNADTGDKKSLEAAKHLDQMLSDLERRREMKRKAVLKAAFPGGSSGPLAAPAAGSEAMPGTVTGAWDGDMASPDALLDDSLENSLGKNLLENAGGPSPWKNSDTGDKKSLEAAKHLDQMLSDLERRREMKRKAVLKAAFPGGSSGPLAAPAAGSEAMPGTVTGAWDGDMASPDALLDDSLENSLGENLLENAGGPSPWKNADTGDKKSLEAAKHLDQMLSDLERRREMKRKAVLKAAFPGGSSGPLAAPAAGSEAMPGTVTGAWDGDMASPDALLDDSLENSLGENLLENAGGPSPWKNADTGDKKSLEAAKHLDQMLSDLERRREMDQRALLKAALPEGSRGSVPAPDTRREEMPDSATEEVISETGIFAPDPVRLPRIVCPQDVRRSCMIGTVVTLFTVPLVLIGCYLGIRKLYQSRRAFSSYLR